A region of the Sphaerodactylus townsendi isolate TG3544 linkage group LG15, MPM_Stown_v2.3, whole genome shotgun sequence genome:
acccagagcacaggcaccaggtccgccagccgagtcctccctgctcaccgcgatgcacgcacgtcatgctcagtggcccaggccagcctaggtgtgtgtgtgtgggggggtggtggtgacgAAATCTGTGTTCgcgagcccacagagagggtttcgagtgccacctctggcatccgtgccacaggttcaccatcactgatctaggagacccaggttcgaacccacactctgccatggaagcctgcaggACGACTTGGGGTCAGTCACACACGCTCAGCTTTCTATCACTGCTGAGAGCAGCTTTTGGGCCAGCTACCAGCTTGGCAGGAAAGTTCTGCTCAGCTGGACAACGGGACCATCCCACAGACCAAggacacaaatacacacacacacactccaattcCAGTTCCCACCTTTTTCTGCAAGGACTTCAGTTTGTAGTTGGGCGCTGTCAGGCAGTACCTATCTGGGGGCAGCCGGGGGCCCGAGTATGGCTTAATTAGCGGCAGCGGCATCTGGTTCTTCTGCCGGGCAATGTCCAGCAAAAACTGGGAAAAGAGACGCTGGATTAATTCACACTTTGTCCACTCCACAGCTTTGAATCACACCTTCCTAAagtctaggcctgtggtggcgaacctttggcactccagatgttatggactacaattcccatcagtccctgccagcatggtcaatgggccatgctggcaggggctgatgggaattgaggtccataacatctggagtgccaaaggttcaccaccactggtctaggcaatTGAGCACATGCAGCTCTCCTGACTCacttccccacctcccttccctccccgcccGCTGAAAGTAAGCCCATAAGCTCCTCGCAGCGGGGACCTTCTCCTTTGCTGGCATTACTGTGtcggggtccccaaccttttccagCCTGTGGGCACAAAATGGGAGCCACAAAATAGCCAAAGTGCGGGCGGGTGGGAGGCAAAACAAGGCAAACATTGTGGTGGTAGCTACTACTGGAACAATGTTTCTACAATCCGCACAGCTGAGCAGATTTTCATCAGCCAATCAGGTCCTTTCTGGGCAAGAGCCCCAGCGCTTTCTTAAAAAGGTGGGAGGACACCAAAAAAAAGTGGTGGATGTCACGGTGGCCACAGGCACCGTGTTGGGgacatctatctgtctgtctgccatgtctgtctgtctgtctttagaTTCATAGGCTGACCATTCCTAGAAAAGGACTCAGGGTGGCATTCCAAGAAAAGGACTCAGGGCGGACTCAGGATCCATAACCaggttaaaatacaattaaaatataatacaattgCAAATACAGTTAAAGCTATGGGCTACATTCAGGAAGGGCGCTGTCTAAATCAGCGTGAACTGATCTCGTTCCCTCTCATAGCGGAAGAGCAAGCGTACAtctctgggagggggagaggtgaaCGACTGATCCGTCCGGCACTGGATAGCCAACCTCACATCATCCGCATCGACACTGGACTTCTTGGCatggctggaataaattttggcaTCTTCCAAGATAGTCGTCACGTAACCTTTCAGGAAACAAAGTCCAGAAACTTTACAATGGCTGTGTGGCCTCTTGCAGCCAGAAAACAAAGGCAGTGTGGAATAGTAGCTAGTAATAGTACACGTTGAAATATATCACAATGCAAAGAGGACTTACGGTATGCAAACTCCAGCATCTGATTTATAACCCGTGGCTCATACTCTGCAATCCCCATATCTTTCAAGATCTGGGCCATCACCTGTGCAGTCcaataaaacaaaaaggaaatgctTTAAAATTCCACATCTGAGGGCAACCCCAAAGAAAAGTGGAAATCCTACACAAGGGCAATACAGCTTCTCCATCTGTATTGATGGACATTCTACAACAGCTTCTCCAGCCTACAGCATTGGTCAGAGAGGCCAGATCTCCCAGGGAGATTGTTTGGGAGGGCTTCACCAACTTCCCAAAGAAACTTAATGAACTATGTCTATGTTAACAGCTGCCTGAGTGTTAATAGCATCCAGCTGGAAGATCGAGACTTGCCCAAATATGGAAACTTGGGAAGATAAAAATAAGAGAATGTGCTACAAAGTGACGAATTTTGTAAACATaaagtcaaaatctgagtttgatgagaagcggaaagcattttttttcattagaGGCTGAATCAATAACAAAAACACGTTAATAGTTAAGGTTAACAAGTATTTGTTAAATTGATATACATCAATAGTTGTTAATGAAACCATTTAAGAACAGAATGTTAGATGGTATAAAAGAAGATCTCTCTCAAAGTGGTATTATGTGTATGTGTTAATTTGTTAGAATATTCAGTTGCATTCAGTTGTGTTTTAGTTTTATGGTTaggtatttttctgtttattattccagcattatttttcttgtttttctgtttgctaTCTTCTGCTTCTGTATAATTATTtagagaaaataattaaaaatatttttaaagggcttGACCTATTTTCATGTGCAAAAGGATAGCTCAAAGTGATGTGTTGACTAATGCAAGAATGATTGGCGTATGCTGGAGCACATACAACTCTTTATCTTTGCAACTATTTTGGCTTCTGCCTTTTGCAAGCATCCTATCTGGACTGCAAACCAGACAAAGTGGATTACCCCTCTCACCTTGGGGATGGTCTTATGGGGATGGTGGGTAGTCAAGCCCGATCCTGGgaccctccttggaagaagggccgCATCCTGTGCCAGTTCAAAGCAGCCAACCCCTCCCTTCCTGGGCACACAGCTGTTTTACCAACAGAGCTAAACTGAAGGGGATGCCCTGCCCTCTTTGTGCTGCTTGGCTCGTGTGCCCAACTTGGTCTCTTGGCATTGCACTATTGCAGGAGGGAAACACACAGATACACCCCTCCAGGGGGGCAACCCTGCAAATTCTACCAAATTCTTAGTTTCCCCCCCCAAGGCAAAAATCTTTGGCTAGTCCAGTTTTTGTGCAAGCTGCCGGACTGCACAAAGCTCTGAATCGCTCAACACCCAGCTGCAAGTTGCAAGGACAGTCTTtgggacccccaccccaccctgccctccccccagctaCCCACCTGGGCATCTTTAGGGGCGCTCTTGGGCGACGCCATCTTGCTCGCCTCCATCGCCGCCATGACGCGAAAGGGCAGGAGCAGCTTCTGCCGGCCCCACTTGGCATGCGCGTTCTTTTTCCCCACCCGGACCGTTTTTGCGCATGTGCAGCGAGGAAAGTGAAGCCGACGCCGTT
Encoded here:
- the LOC125444426 gene encoding transcription initiation factor TFIID subunit 9-like, whose amino-acid sequence is MAAMEASKMASPKSAPKDAQVMAQILKDMGIAEYEPRVINQMLEFAYRYVTTILEDAKIYSSHAKKSSVDADDVRLAIQCRTDQSFTSPPPRDFLLDIARQKNQMPLPLIKPYSGPRLPPDRYCLTAPNYKLKSLQKKVSSSAGRITVPRLSVGAVTSRPSTPTLGTVRQLRGVVLPYCCVLLV